The following coding sequences lie in one Meleagris gallopavo isolate NT-WF06-2002-E0010 breed Aviagen turkey brand Nicholas breeding stock unplaced genomic scaffold, Turkey_5.1 ChrUn_random_7180001852080, whole genome shotgun sequence genomic window:
- the CARTPT gene encoding cocaine- and amphetamine-regulated transcript protein: MGTAWLCLFCAASASLVPLGTGGEQRLWAAPRREEPELLLPRGVDARGAGVEALQEVLEKLRSRELPPTAKKPGRVPSCQLGEPCAVRVGARFGKRCSCPPGTSCNLYILRCS, encoded by the exons ATGGGCACTGCGTGGCTCTGCCTGTTCTGCGCAGCCAGCGCCAGCCTCGTCCCGCTGGGCACTGGGGGGGAACAACGGCTGTGGGCAGCCCCACGTCGAGAGGAGCCGGAGCTG CTCCTGCCCCGCGGGGTCGATGCCAGAGGTGCCGGCGTTGAGGCGCTGCAAGAGGTGCTGGAGAAGCTGCGGAGCCGGGAGCTGCCGCCGACGGCCAAGAAGCCGGGCAGGGTGCCCTCG TGCCAGCTCGGGGAGCCTTGTGCTGTGCGGGTGGGGGCTCGCTTTGGAAAGCGCTGCAGCTGCCCCCCCGGCACCTCCTGCAACCTCTACATCCTGCGGTGCTCCTAA